The following are encoded in a window of Sinorhizobium sojae CCBAU 05684 genomic DNA:
- a CDS encoding murein hydrolase activator EnvC family protein — protein MRRRGKRAADWSGSAPGVRRFGRGAAVAALLLAAVAPAVAEDAPAGAATAEQQAPDAAAAPDPAASLALRRDSTRSELESLSRTITLSQERADALEQTIAEIDKSNAALRSAIVESAKKRQDLERQIAGGEKRLGELRVKEDAVRRSLKARRGVLAEVLAALQRMGRNPPPAILVTPEDALASVRSAILLGAVVPGIRKETESLVADLEALAEIRRGIGRQREELSAAMTASLEEERRMSMLVGEKEKLRRQNAAELAAEQRKAAELAQQATNLEGLISSLENEISSVRDAAEAARAEAEERRRMSEAEREAARELAKSAVPDKNRIAPAYVFSELRQKLSYPVAGTLLRQFGDADGTGHSLQGIMLETNAGALVTTPADGWVVYAGKFRSYGQMIILNPGDGYHIVLSGMESVSVSPGQFVVAGEPVATMGAKRVASATALTLETDRPTLYIEFRKDGKPVDSRPWWTVAEVGRARNDT, from the coding sequence ATGAGACGCCGAGGGAAACGAGCCGCGGATTGGAGCGGGAGCGCGCCGGGCGTGCGACGGTTCGGCCGCGGCGCCGCTGTTGCGGCGCTCCTGCTGGCGGCAGTTGCTCCGGCTGTTGCCGAGGATGCGCCCGCCGGCGCGGCGACCGCGGAGCAGCAGGCTCCGGATGCGGCAGCCGCTCCTGACCCGGCAGCCTCTCTTGCGCTGAGGCGGGACAGCACGCGAAGCGAGCTCGAGTCGCTCTCGAGGACGATCACGCTCTCGCAGGAGCGCGCCGATGCGCTCGAGCAGACGATTGCCGAGATCGACAAAAGCAATGCGGCGCTGCGCTCCGCCATCGTCGAGTCGGCGAAGAAGCGCCAGGACCTGGAGCGGCAGATTGCCGGAGGCGAGAAGAGGCTTGGCGAACTGCGCGTCAAGGAAGATGCGGTCAGGCGTTCGCTCAAGGCCCGGCGTGGCGTGCTCGCCGAGGTGCTCGCGGCGCTTCAGCGCATGGGGCGAAATCCGCCGCCGGCGATCCTGGTGACGCCGGAGGACGCGCTCGCCTCTGTGCGCAGCGCCATCCTGCTCGGCGCCGTCGTTCCGGGCATCCGCAAGGAAACCGAGAGCCTCGTCGCCGATCTCGAGGCGCTCGCCGAAATCCGGCGCGGAATCGGCCGGCAACGCGAGGAGCTGTCGGCGGCGATGACCGCCAGTCTCGAAGAAGAGCGGCGCATGTCGATGCTTGTCGGCGAGAAGGAGAAGCTGCGCCGGCAGAATGCGGCGGAACTGGCCGCCGAACAGCGCAAGGCCGCCGAACTCGCGCAGCAGGCGACCAATCTCGAGGGTCTGATCTCGTCGCTCGAAAACGAGATTAGCTCGGTCCGCGATGCCGCGGAGGCCGCCCGCGCCGAGGCCGAGGAGCGCCGGCGCATGAGCGAGGCCGAACGCGAGGCGGCGCGGGAACTCGCCAAGAGCGCCGTGCCCGACAAAAACCGCATTGCGCCCGCATATGTCTTCTCCGAATTGCGGCAGAAGCTCAGCTATCCCGTCGCAGGTACGTTGCTGCGACAGTTTGGCGATGCCGACGGCACCGGACATTCGTTGCAGGGGATCATGCTGGAGACCAATGCGGGCGCGCTGGTGACCACGCCGGCGGATGGGTGGGTTGTCTATGCCGGCAAGTTCCGCAGCTATGGGCAGATGATCATCCTCAATCCGGGCGACGGTTATCACATCGTGCTTTCCGGGATGGAGAGCGTCAGTGTCAGCCCGGGGCAATTCGTGGTGGCCGGGGAGCCGGTCGCGACAATGGGGGCAAAAAGAGTGGCGAGTGCGACGGCCTTGACGCTGGAAACGGACCGGCCGACACTTTACATTGAGTTTCGAAAAGACGGAAAACCGGTTGATTCCCGACCGTGGTGGACCGTGGCAGAAGTTGGAAGGGCGCGAAATGATACGTAG
- the rlmH gene encoding 23S rRNA (pseudouridine(1915)-N(3))-methyltransferase RlmH: protein MRIGLFAVGRLKAGPEKELAARYLDRFAKTGPAVGLELSRLVEVNESRAANAETRKREEAAQLEKALADGSLLVLLDECGKAIDSEAFATLLATFRDGGKRDLMVAIGGADGLDPALHARADAVLCLGKMTWPHQLVRILIAEQLYRAVTILSGHPYHRA, encoded by the coding sequence ATGCGTATCGGACTTTTCGCAGTCGGCCGCCTGAAGGCGGGGCCGGAAAAGGAGCTCGCGGCCCGTTATCTCGACCGCTTCGCCAAGACGGGGCCGGCCGTCGGGCTCGAGCTGTCGCGCCTCGTCGAAGTCAACGAGAGCCGGGCGGCCAATGCCGAGACGCGCAAGCGCGAGGAAGCGGCCCAGCTTGAAAAGGCGCTTGCCGACGGCAGCCTTCTGGTGCTGCTCGACGAGTGCGGCAAGGCGATCGACTCGGAGGCTTTCGCGACCTTGCTCGCCACCTTCCGGGATGGGGGGAAACGCGATCTGATGGTTGCCATCGGCGGCGCCGACGGGCTCGATCCGGCGCTTCATGCGCGCGCCGACGCGGTCCTGTGCCTCGGCAAGATGACCTGGCCGCATCAGCTCGTGCGCATCCTGATCGCCGAACAGCTCTATCGCGCCGTGACGATCCTCTCCGGCCATCCCTATCATCGGGCCTGA
- the rsfS gene encoding ribosome silencing factor, with translation MLVLFIWKGKTLTTAHAKGYAISAIPRSTEPSDEAAVRALKLVLESLEDSKAEDIVTINIAGKSALGDFMVVVSGRSNRHVMAIADHLTTDLKDEGLGTPRVEGLEGGDWVLIDTGDVIVHIFRPEIREFYNIEKMWAAPDVEESTLH, from the coding sequence GTGCTTGTTCTGTTCATTTGGAAAGGAAAAACCCTGACAACAGCACACGCCAAGGGATATGCGATCTCCGCTATCCCGCGCAGCACGGAACCGAGCGACGAAGCCGCTGTCCGTGCGCTCAAGCTGGTCCTCGAAAGCCTAGAGGACTCGAAGGCAGAAGATATAGTTACCATCAATATTGCCGGAAAGTCGGCGCTGGGAGACTTCATGGTCGTTGTCTCCGGGCGATCGAACAGGCATGTGATGGCGATTGCCGACCACCTGACGACGGACCTGAAGGACGAGGGACTTGGCACCCCCCGTGTCGAAGGTCTCGAAGGTGGTGATTGGGTGCTGATCGACACCGGCGATGTGATTGTCCACATCTTCCGGCCCGAGATCCGGGAGTTCTACAACATCGAAAAGATGTGGGCCGCCCCGGACGTCGAGGAGAGCACCCTGCACTGA
- a CDS encoding nicotinate-nucleotide adenylyltransferase has product MAVGLFGGSFNPPHEGHALVAETALRRLALDQLWWMVTPGNPLKDNHNLAPLGERIAASERLAENPRIKVTAFEKALGQSYTARTLEFVRARNPGIRFVWIMGADNLKSFHRWQDWRRIVNTFPIAVIDRPGSTLAYLSSRMARTFSHARIDEDDAATLAFRPAPAWTFIHGRRSPLSSTALRSAAPRA; this is encoded by the coding sequence ATGGCCGTCGGCCTTTTCGGCGGCTCGTTCAACCCGCCGCATGAGGGCCATGCGCTGGTTGCCGAGACGGCGCTGCGCCGGCTCGCCCTCGATCAGCTCTGGTGGATGGTGACGCCGGGCAATCCGCTGAAGGACAACCACAATCTGGCGCCGCTCGGCGAGCGCATCGCCGCGAGCGAGAGGCTTGCCGAGAATCCGCGCATCAAGGTGACCGCCTTCGAAAAGGCGCTCGGCCAGAGCTATACGGCCCGCACCTTGGAATTCGTCCGTGCCCGCAATCCCGGCATACGCTTCGTCTGGATCATGGGAGCGGACAACTTGAAGAGCTTCCACCGCTGGCAGGACTGGCGGCGGATCGTCAACACCTTCCCAATCGCGGTCATCGACCGGCCGGGGTCGACGCTTGCCTATCTTTCGTCGCGCATGGCGCGGACTTTCAGCCATGCGCGCATCGACGAGGATGATGCCGCGACACTGGCCTTCAGGCCCGCGCCGGCCTGGACCTTCATTCACGGGCGGCGCTCGCCCCTGAGCTCGACGGCGCTGCGCTCCGCAGCGCCGCGCGCCTAA
- a CDS encoding glutamate-5-semialdehyde dehydrogenase → MLETAKNGEDVNAIMLEIGRRAKAAARPLSIASAERKHAALIAMADALLARSSEILAANAIDLDNASKTGVAKAFIDRLTLNAGRIRDMADGMRAIAEFKDPVGAVIAEWDRPNGLHIERVRTPLGVIGVIYESRPNVTADAGALCLKAGNAVILRGGSDSFHSSRAIHACLADGLRAAGLPEDAIQMVPVADRAAVGAMLTGLNGAIDVIVPRGGKSLVARVQNEARVPVFAHLEGLCHIYVDASADLDMARKVVVNAKMRRTGICGAAETLLIDRNAADRLAGPLLEALADAGCEVRVSEELKDLVPGLKAASEEDWATEYLDAIISAKLVDGISGAIEHINQWSSSHTEAVIAENPAVVERFFSEIDSAILLHNASTQFADGGEFGMGGEIGIATGKMHARGPVGVEQLTSFKYRVRGTGQVRP, encoded by the coding sequence ATGCTTGAGACGGCGAAGAACGGCGAGGATGTCAACGCGATCATGCTGGAGATCGGCCGGCGCGCGAAGGCCGCCGCCCGCCCGCTTTCGATCGCGAGCGCCGAGCGCAAGCATGCGGCCCTGATCGCCATGGCGGATGCGCTCCTTGCCAGGAGCAGCGAAATCCTCGCTGCCAATGCGATCGACCTCGACAATGCCAGTAAGACCGGCGTCGCCAAGGCGTTTATCGACCGGCTGACGCTGAATGCGGGCCGCATCCGCGACATGGCGGACGGGATGCGCGCGATCGCCGAATTCAAGGATCCGGTCGGCGCGGTGATCGCCGAATGGGATCGGCCGAACGGGCTGCATATCGAGCGCGTGCGCACGCCGCTCGGCGTCATCGGCGTCATCTATGAGAGCCGCCCGAATGTGACGGCGGATGCCGGCGCGCTCTGCCTCAAGGCAGGCAATGCGGTGATCCTGCGCGGTGGCTCCGACAGCTTCCATTCCTCGCGGGCGATCCATGCCTGCCTCGCCGATGGCTTGAGGGCGGCGGGACTGCCGGAGGATGCGATCCAGATGGTGCCGGTTGCCGACCGCGCCGCCGTCGGCGCCATGCTCACCGGGCTTAACGGCGCAATCGACGTGATCGTGCCGCGCGGCGGAAAGAGCCTCGTCGCCCGCGTGCAGAACGAGGCGCGGGTGCCGGTCTTCGCGCATCTCGAAGGCCTCTGCCATATCTATGTCGACGCGTCGGCCGATCTCGACATGGCGAGGAAGGTCGTCGTCAATGCCAAGATGCGCCGCACCGGCATCTGCGGTGCCGCCGAAACGCTGCTGATCGACAGGAATGCCGCCGACCGGCTGGCGGGGCCGCTGCTTGAGGCGCTCGCCGATGCGGGCTGCGAGGTGCGGGTCTCGGAGGAGCTCAAAGATCTCGTTCCCGGGCTGAAAGCCGCGAGCGAGGAGGACTGGGCGACCGAATATCTCGACGCGATCATCTCGGCAAAGCTCGTGGACGGCATTTCCGGTGCCATCGAGCACATCAACCAATGGTCCTCATCCCATACGGAAGCGGTGATCGCCGAGAATCCGGCCGTCGTCGAGCGCTTCTTCTCGGAGATCGATTCGGCGATCCTGCTGCACAATGCCTCGACGCAGTTCGCCGATGGCGGCGAGTTCGGCATGGGCGGCGAGATCGGTATTGCCACCGGCAAGATGCATGCCCGTGGGCCCGTTGGCGTCGAGCAACTGACCTCGTTCAAATATCGCGTCCGCGGCACGGGACAGGTGCGGCCCTGA
- the proB gene encoding glutamate 5-kinase, with product MAATRKPLEKYRRIVIKIGSALLVERKSGLKKAWLDALCADIAALKVKGVEVLVVSSGAIALGRTVLNLPSGVLRLEDSQAAAAVGQIALARAWSESLSADQIIAGQILLTLGDTEERRRYLNARATINQLLKLGSVPIINENDTVATTEIRYGDNDRLAARVATMVGADLLVLLSDIDGLYTAPPHLDPEARFLESVAEITPEIEAMAGGAASELSRGGMRTKIDAGKIATTAGCAMIIASGKPEHPLQAIEAGARSSWFAPSRSPVTARKTWIAGQLLPAGSVTVDAGAENALRSGKSLLPAGVRQVTGTFSRGDTIAILGAAGREIARGLAGYDVHEARQIAGKKSAEIAAILGYAGRAAMVHRDDMVMTAPPGKRPEDQGPGQDEDERKGKLHA from the coding sequence ATGGCCGCCACGCGCAAACCGCTCGAGAAATACCGGCGCATCGTCATCAAGATCGGCTCGGCGCTGCTCGTCGAGCGCAAGTCCGGGCTGAAGAAGGCCTGGCTCGACGCCCTGTGCGCGGATATCGCGGCGCTCAAGGTAAAGGGCGTCGAGGTGCTGGTCGTCTCCTCGGGTGCGATCGCGCTTGGCCGCACGGTCTTGAACCTGCCCTCCGGCGTCTTGAGGCTCGAGGACAGCCAGGCGGCCGCCGCCGTCGGCCAGATCGCGCTCGCCCGCGCCTGGTCGGAGAGCCTTTCGGCCGATCAGATCATTGCCGGCCAGATCCTGCTGACGCTCGGCGATACGGAGGAGCGCCGCCGCTATCTCAACGCGCGCGCGACGATCAACCAGTTGCTGAAGCTCGGCTCCGTGCCGATCATCAACGAGAACGACACGGTCGCCACCACCGAGATCCGCTACGGCGACAACGACCGGCTGGCGGCGCGGGTCGCCACCATGGTCGGCGCCGACCTGCTCGTGCTTCTCTCCGATATCGACGGGCTCTATACCGCGCCGCCGCATCTCGATCCTGAGGCGCGCTTCCTCGAGTCGGTTGCCGAGATCACCCCGGAGATCGAGGCGATGGCCGGCGGGGCGGCGTCGGAGCTTTCGCGCGGCGGCATGCGCACCAAGATCGATGCCGGCAAGATCGCCACCACCGCCGGCTGCGCCATGATCATCGCCTCCGGCAAGCCGGAGCATCCGCTGCAGGCCATCGAGGCGGGGGCGCGCTCGTCGTGGTTCGCACCTTCCCGTTCGCCGGTCACCGCCCGCAAGACCTGGATCGCCGGCCAGCTTCTGCCGGCCGGCTCGGTGACGGTCGATGCCGGGGCTGAAAACGCGCTACGCTCCGGCAAGAGCCTGCTTCCGGCCGGCGTGCGCCAGGTGACGGGCACGTTCAGCCGCGGCGATACGATCGCGATCCTCGGAGCGGCGGGCCGCGAGATCGCCCGCGGCCTTGCCGGCTACGACGTCCATGAGGCGCGCCAGATCGCCGGCAAGAAATCGGCCGAGATCGCCGCGATCCTCGGCTATGCGGGCCGCGCCGCCATGGTGCATCGCGACGACATGGTGATGACGGCTCCGCCCGGCAAGCGCCCCGAGGATCAAGGACCCGGGCAGGACGAGGATGAGAGAAAGGGCAAGCTCCATGCTTGA
- the obgE gene encoding GTPase ObgE produces MKFLDEAKVYIRSGDGGAGAVSFRREKFIEFGGPDGGDGGRGGDVWVEAVNGLNTLIDFRYQQHFKAKTGTHGMGRNRTGAKGSDVTLKVPVGTQIFEEDNETLIVDMVAEGQRYRLAAGGNGGFGNAHFKSSTNQAPNWANPGLEGEEKTIWLRLKLIADAGLVGLPNAGKSTFLAACTRARPKIANYPFTTLHPNLGVATVDGQEFIIADIPGLIEGAHEGVGIGDRFLGHVERTRVLLHLVSAQEEDVAKAYKTVKHELEAYGGGLEDKPQIVALSQIDVLDDEELKAKSKALAKACGSPPLLLSAVTNRGMTEALRALRDVISAAKAGEEQA; encoded by the coding sequence ATGAAATTCCTCGATGAAGCAAAAGTCTATATCCGGTCCGGGGACGGCGGCGCGGGCGCCGTTTCCTTCCGCCGCGAGAAGTTCATCGAGTTCGGCGGCCCCGACGGCGGCGACGGCGGCCGCGGCGGCGATGTCTGGGTGGAGGCGGTCAACGGCCTCAACACGCTGATCGACTTTCGCTACCAGCAGCATTTCAAGGCGAAGACCGGCACGCACGGCATGGGCCGCAACCGCACCGGCGCCAAGGGCTCCGACGTGACGCTTAAAGTGCCGGTCGGCACGCAGATCTTCGAAGAGGACAACGAGACGCTGATCGTCGACATGGTCGCGGAGGGGCAGCGCTACCGGCTCGCCGCCGGCGGCAATGGCGGCTTCGGCAACGCGCATTTCAAGTCTTCCACCAACCAGGCGCCGAACTGGGCCAATCCCGGCCTCGAGGGCGAGGAAAAGACGATCTGGCTGCGGCTGAAGCTGATCGCCGATGCCGGCCTCGTCGGCCTGCCCAATGCCGGCAAGTCGACCTTTCTCGCCGCCTGCACCCGCGCCCGGCCGAAGATCGCCAACTACCCCTTTACAACGCTCCACCCCAATCTCGGCGTCGCCACCGTCGACGGGCAGGAATTCATCATTGCCGATATTCCGGGGCTGATCGAAGGCGCCCATGAAGGGGTCGGCATCGGCGACCGCTTTTTGGGCCATGTCGAGCGCACCCGCGTGCTGCTGCATCTCGTCTCCGCACAGGAGGAGGATGTCGCCAAGGCCTACAAGACCGTGAAGCACGAGCTCGAAGCCTATGGCGGCGGGCTCGAGGACAAGCCGCAGATCGTGGCGCTGTCGCAGATCGATGTGCTCGACGACGAGGAGCTGAAGGCGAAGTCGAAGGCGCTGGCGAAAGCCTGCGGCTCGCCGCCGCTGCTCCTCTCCGCCGTCACCAACCGGGGCATGACCGAGGCGCTGAGGGCGCTTCGCGACGTCATCTCCGCCGCCAAGGCCGGCGAGGAGCAAGCCTGA
- a CDS encoding GNAT family N-acetyltransferase translates to MNALAQDRARLVARPDPGPCPVIETKRLTLRPHRLADAPAIAGSLADFKVARMLMRVPAPYHQQDALDWLNRQTVLPDWALAITSGDDVHIGCVGIELREGQWHVGYWLNRFYWGRGIMTEAVHAAVERFFRRLPEATLGSGVFADNPASLKVQEKLGFQVTGCNQVFARARNAMVAHIETRLTAEDLRRPH, encoded by the coding sequence ATGAACGCGCTCGCTCAAGACCGCGCGCGGCTCGTCGCCCGGCCCGACCCCGGCCCCTGCCCGGTGATCGAGACGAAGCGTCTGACGCTCCGGCCGCACCGGCTCGCCGATGCGCCGGCAATCGCCGGGTCGCTTGCCGACTTTAAGGTGGCGCGCATGCTCATGCGCGTGCCGGCGCCCTATCACCAGCAGGACGCGCTCGACTGGCTCAACCGCCAGACGGTCCTGCCGGATTGGGCGCTGGCGATCACTTCCGGAGACGACGTGCATATCGGCTGCGTCGGCATCGAGCTCAGAGAGGGCCAATGGCATGTCGGCTACTGGCTGAACCGCTTCTATTGGGGCCGGGGCATCATGACCGAGGCGGTGCATGCGGCGGTCGAGCGCTTCTTCCGCCGCCTGCCGGAAGCGACGCTCGGTTCGGGCGTCTTCGCCGACAACCCGGCCTCGCTCAAGGTGCAGGAGAAGCTCGGCTTCCAGGTCACCGGCTGCAACCAGGTGTTTGCCCGCGCCCGCAATGCCATGGTTGCGCATATCGAAACGCGCCTGACGGCCGAAGACCTGCGCCGGCCGCACTGA
- a CDS encoding GNAT family N-acetyltransferase produces the protein MQTELLREDQSRSPEQRLRPQRSRTDCPILLSPRLVLRAPHEDDIDALAHLANNANIATMVSRMPHPYTTADAADFVRRAKAGTTGHGTIGKCVYAITKADNGAFLGCCGIEPHEDGRTVELGYWLGEPHWNQGYATEAAQALTDMAFRTRDIDQIDARCRVTNVASRRVIQKCGFQFQGSGMVGSLALGGMMAVEWYRLDRKTWVSLRSWGASR, from the coding sequence ATGCAAACCGAGCTCCTGAGGGAAGACCAATCACGGTCTCCCGAACAAAGGCTGAGGCCGCAAAGGTCAAGGACCGATTGCCCGATATTGTTATCACCCCGGCTCGTTCTGCGCGCGCCCCATGAAGACGATATCGACGCCCTTGCCCATCTTGCCAACAACGCCAACATCGCCACCATGGTCTCGCGCATGCCGCACCCCTACACCACGGCGGATGCGGCCGATTTCGTGCGACGCGCAAAAGCCGGCACGACTGGTCACGGCACGATTGGCAAGTGCGTCTACGCGATCACGAAGGCGGACAATGGCGCATTCCTCGGTTGCTGCGGGATCGAGCCGCATGAGGACGGCAGGACGGTCGAGCTCGGCTACTGGCTGGGCGAGCCCCACTGGAACCAGGGCTATGCGACGGAAGCGGCGCAGGCGCTCACCGACATGGCCTTCCGCACCCGCGACATCGACCAGATCGATGCGCGCTGCCGGGTCACGAACGTCGCCTCGCGCCGGGTCATCCAGAAGTGCGGCTTCCAGTTCCAGGGTTCCGGCATGGTCGGCAGCCTCGCGCTCGGCGGCATGATGGCGGTCGAATGGTACCGGCTCGACCGCAAGACCTGGGTCTCGCTCAGAAGCTGGGGGGCAAGCCGATGA
- the rpmA gene encoding 50S ribosomal protein L27, whose product MAHKKAGGSSRNGRDSESKRLGVKKFGGEAVIAGNIIVRQRGTKWHPGANVGLGKDHTIFALTAGNVDFRTKANGRVYVSVMPKAEAAE is encoded by the coding sequence ATGGCACACAAGAAAGCTGGCGGTTCGTCGCGCAACGGTCGCGATTCTGAGTCCAAGCGCCTTGGCGTGAAGAAGTTCGGCGGCGAAGCCGTCATCGCAGGCAACATCATCGTGCGCCAGCGCGGCACGAAGTGGCATCCGGGCGCCAATGTCGGCCTCGGCAAGGATCATACGATTTTTGCGCTTACGGCTGGCAACGTGGACTTCCGTACGAAGGCCAACGGCCGAGTCTACGTGTCTGTAATGCCGAAAGCGGAAGCAGCGGAATAA
- the rplU gene encoding 50S ribosomal protein L21 yields MFAVIKTGGKQYRVAANDVITIEKLEGVQGDKIEFTEILMVGAGADATIGAPFVEGAVVSAEVVDQGRAKKVIAFKKRRRQNSKRSRGHRQHQTTVRILDIAAAGGKAKKASKKTEAAAEAEAAN; encoded by the coding sequence ATGTTCGCAGTCATCAAGACCGGCGGTAAGCAGTACCGCGTGGCGGCCAACGACGTCATCACCATCGAAAAGCTGGAAGGCGTTCAAGGCGACAAGATCGAATTCACCGAGATCCTGATGGTCGGCGCCGGCGCCGATGCCACCATCGGTGCTCCGTTTGTCGAAGGTGCCGTTGTCAGCGCCGAGGTCGTGGATCAGGGTCGCGCCAAGAAGGTCATCGCCTTCAAGAAGCGCCGCCGCCAGAACTCAAAGCGCTCGCGCGGCCATCGCCAGCATCAGACGACTGTCCGCATCCTGGACATCGCTGCGGCCGGCGGCAAGGCGAAGAAGGCTTCGAAGAAGACCGAAGCCGCCGCTGAAGCTGAAGCTGCAAACTGA
- a CDS encoding HNH endonuclease produces MRKERPYAATIEHLQRRADGGSNRPDNPAMACRQCGDSRQELDWLTYRSVKQGEIHEVR; encoded by the coding sequence ATCCGAAAGGAGCGACCTTACGCCGCCACCATCGAGCACCTACAGAGGCGCGCGGATGGCGGCAGCAACCGCCCCGATAACCCAGCCATGGCGTGCAGGCAGTGTGGAGATAGTAGGCAGGAACTGGATTGGCTTACCTATCGCTCGGTAAAGCAGGGCGAGATCCACGAGGTACGCTAG
- a CDS encoding ImmA/IrrE family metallo-endopeptidase yields MTLAELKRSVFSRPDYPKARSAAAKVLNNFGITRPPIDPERIAESMGINVLYVDFEPEMSTEISGLYDFQTKTIYINREIPPNRKTFTIAHELGHAILHEDYVKSMNYEAMPRSNYHASKPVEEVEADVFAACLLVPKSMLGLYKNFADPNELAEMFAVSPDVVVHQLKYV; encoded by the coding sequence ATGACGCTTGCTGAGCTTAAGCGATCAGTATTTTCCAGGCCTGATTATCCTAAGGCTAGATCAGCCGCAGCCAAGGTACTAAACAACTTCGGCATCACCCGCCCGCCCATTGATCCCGAACGGATCGCTGAGTCGATGGGAATCAACGTTCTGTATGTTGATTTCGAACCGGAGATGTCGACCGAAATTTCTGGTTTGTACGATTTCCAGACCAAGACAATCTACATAAATCGTGAGATCCCGCCTAACCGTAAGACCTTTACAATTGCGCACGAGCTTGGGCACGCCATCCTTCACGAAGACTATGTGAAGTCGATGAACTATGAAGCAATGCCTCGCAGCAATTATCACGCCTCCAAACCGGTCGAGGAAGTCGAGGCTGATGTGTTTGCAGCGTGCTTGCTGGTGCCGAAAAGCATGCTAGGGCTCTACAAGAATTTCGCCGATCCGAACGAACTTGCCGAGATGTTTGCTGTTTCTCCGGACGTCGTCGTTCATCAGCTAAAATACGTGTAG